From a region of the Candidatus Pelagibacter sp. FZCC0015 genome:
- a CDS encoding adenine phosphoribosyltransferase, with protein sequence MNLKKYIRSIPDYPKKGILFRDITTLIKDENAFAETINQIIERSKKYNFTKIAAIESRGFVFASAISYILKKPFIMLRKKNKLPADVYSVDFELEYGTATIEVHKDSINEKDQVLIIDDLIATGGTAEAAAKLVEISKGKVAAFIFVINLFDLKGSDNLINKKYNVENLIEFPGH encoded by the coding sequence ATGAACTTAAAAAAATATATTAGATCAATACCTGACTATCCAAAAAAGGGTATATTATTTAGAGATATAACTACCTTAATCAAAGATGAAAATGCATTTGCAGAGACAATTAATCAAATTATTGAAAGATCAAAAAAATATAATTTTACAAAAATAGCAGCCATAGAATCTAGAGGTTTTGTTTTTGCATCTGCTATTTCATATATTTTAAAGAAACCATTTATAATGCTTAGAAAAAAAAATAAATTACCAGCAGATGTTTACTCAGTAGATTTTGAGCTTGAGTATGGTACAGCAACAATAGAAGTGCATAAAGATTCTATAAATGAAAAAGACCAAGTTTTAATAATAGATGATCTTATTGCAACCGGAGGTACAGCTGAAGCAGCTGCAAAATTAGTTGAAATTTCTAAAGGAAAAGTTGCTGCATTTATTTTTGTAATAAATTTATTTGACTTAAAAGGATCTGACAATTTAATTAATAAAAAATATAATGTAGAAAATTTAATAGAATTTCCAGGACATTAA
- a CDS encoding glycosyltransferase encodes MYLSIVIPVFNEKNNIEKLIRKINLILKKKKIEIIVVDDSSTDGTTQLLRNIQKKYINLKVIYRKNKKRDLSKSCASAFEKSKFKKIVVMDGDLQHDPIYIPKMLSIFEKKKCDIVIGSRNLINKRIKSLSFFRQLSSYFIIKLIGILFEKKTIDPMSGFFLFHKKIYIRNKKKLYLNGFKILTDLIYSQKNLIIEDLIIKFNYRVKGKSKLNLRVLLLLIKFIFLKFFKII; translated from the coding sequence ATGTATTTATCAATAGTTATTCCTGTATTTAATGAAAAGAATAACATTGAAAAACTTATCAGAAAAATAAATTTAATTTTAAAAAAAAAAAAAATTGAAATAATTGTTGTAGACGATTCTTCAACAGATGGCACAACTCAATTATTAAGAAATATTCAAAAAAAATATATCAATTTAAAAGTTATATATAGAAAAAATAAAAAAAGAGATTTGTCAAAATCTTGTGCGTCTGCTTTTGAAAAATCTAAATTTAAAAAAATAGTTGTCATGGACGGTGATCTTCAGCACGACCCAATTTATATACCAAAAATGCTGAGTATATTTGAAAAAAAAAAATGTGACATAGTAATTGGCTCACGAAATCTCATTAATAAAAGAATTAAAAGTTTAAGTTTTTTTAGACAATTATCCTCTTACTTTATTATTAAACTAATTGGAATTTTGTTTGAAAAAAAAACAATTGACCCAATGAGTGGTTTTTTTTTATTTCATAAAAAAATATATATTAGAAATAAAAAAAAATTATATCTAAATGGATTTAAAATTTTAACTGATCTCATATACTCTCAAAAAAACCTGATAATTGAAGATTTAATAATTAAATTTAATTATAGAGTAAAAGGCAAAAGTAAATTAAATTTAAGAGTTCTATTGCTTTTAATAAAATTTATATTTTTAAAATTTTTTAAAATTATTTAA
- a CDS encoding GMP reductase, whose protein sequence is MRIEEELKLDYSDVLFRPKRSTLKSRKDVNLLRTYRFKYSKNEWSGIPIMAANMDGVGELSVAEKLNEYGMITSLTKQHDVKKIKQNKNIKKIYPNIALSVGIKKEDFQNLDKVLKEFSFFKFICIDVANGYTEHFTNFIKSVRDKYPTKTIIAGNVVTADMTQELVLSGADIVKVGIGPGSVCTTRIQTGVGYPQLSAVIECADAAHGLGAHVIADGGCTCPGDVAKGFGGGADFVMLGGMLAGHDEGNGKIIKINGEKYIEFYGSSSEVANKKHYGGLSDYRSSEGRKVRVKYRGKINDTILNILGGVRSSCTYVGAPSLKQLSKCTTFVRVSNQFNDSLIK, encoded by the coding sequence ATGAGAATTGAAGAAGAGTTAAAACTTGATTATTCGGATGTGTTATTTAGACCAAAAAGAAGTACTCTCAAAAGCCGTAAAGATGTCAATTTATTAAGAACTTACAGATTCAAATATAGTAAAAACGAATGGTCAGGTATTCCAATTATGGCAGCAAATATGGATGGGGTTGGCGAATTAAGTGTTGCTGAAAAATTAAATGAATATGGAATGATTACATCGTTAACAAAACAACATGACGTTAAAAAAATTAAGCAAAATAAAAATATTAAAAAGATATACCCTAATATTGCACTAAGTGTTGGCATTAAAAAAGAAGATTTTCAAAATTTAGACAAGGTATTAAAAGAATTTAGTTTTTTTAAATTTATTTGCATTGATGTTGCTAATGGGTACACAGAGCATTTTACTAATTTTATTAAATCAGTAAGAGACAAATATCCCACTAAAACAATCATTGCTGGTAATGTAGTAACAGCAGATATGACTCAAGAATTAGTTCTTAGTGGAGCAGACATTGTTAAAGTTGGAATTGGACCTGGAAGTGTTTGCACAACAAGAATTCAAACTGGAGTTGGTTATCCTCAATTAAGTGCAGTAATTGAATGTGCTGATGCGGCACATGGACTTGGTGCACATGTGATTGCAGATGGTGGATGTACATGTCCTGGTGATGTTGCTAAAGGTTTTGGAGGTGGTGCGGATTTTGTAATGCTTGGAGGTATGTTAGCTGGACATGATGAGGGAAATGGTAAAATTATTAAAATTAATGGAGAAAAATATATAGAATTTTATGGATCTAGTTCTGAAGTTGCTAATAAAAAACACTATGGTGGACTATCAGATTATCGAAGTAGTGAAGGACGTAAAGTAAGAGTAAAATATAGAGGCAAAATTAACGATACCATTTTAAATATTCTTGGTGGTGTAAGAAGTAGCTGTACTTATGTTGGTGCGCCTTCACTGAAACAATTAAGTAAATGTACAACGTTCGTTAGAGTATCTAATCAGTTTAATGATAGTTTAATTAAATAA
- a CDS encoding phosphoribosyltransferase — protein sequence MKDIYITWEDYHKKIEQLAKKIHDDNLKFNQIICIAKGGLRVGDIFSRLFNVPLAILSVESYHGDSDDIKNQQGQFTFSRDLAKTTPNLGSHVLLVDDLADSGKTLIKSIKWLEHFYGFYFDEKIKTAVLWHKSTSKFKPDYSVDYLKDSPWIHMPFEKYETTNIKDFKFEK from the coding sequence ATGAAAGATATTTATATAACTTGGGAAGATTATCATAAAAAGATAGAGCAATTAGCTAAAAAAATTCATGATGATAATTTAAAGTTTAATCAAATAATTTGTATTGCAAAAGGTGGATTAAGAGTTGGAGATATTTTTAGTAGACTTTTTAATGTCCCTTTAGCCATTCTATCTGTTGAGTCTTACCATGGTGATAGTGACGATATAAAAAATCAACAAGGACAGTTTACTTTTTCAAGAGATTTAGCAAAAACTACTCCAAATTTAGGATCACATGTTTTATTAGTTGATGATTTAGCTGATTCAGGAAAAACTTTAATAAAAAGTATTAAATGGTTAGAACATTTTTATGGTTTTTATTTTGATGAAAAAATCAAAACCGCAGTTCTATGGCACAAATCAACTTCAAAATTTAAACCTGATTATTCTGTAGATTACTTAAAAGATTCTCCTTGGATACATATGCCTTTTGAGAAATATGAAACTACAAATATAAAAGATTTTAAGTTTGAAAAATAA